The window CTACCGACTTCAGATATTTGATGATTGGGAAGCCAAAAGAAATATTGGGAACAAACACGCCGTCCATCACGTCCACATGAATCCAGTCGGCCTGGCTGTGGTTGAGCATCTCTATTTCGGCAAAAAGATGTCCAAAGTTGGCTGATAAAACGGAAGGTGCGATAAGGTGGCTCATAGACTTTTTTGGCAAAAATACATAATAAGAGGGAGCTTGTCTGCTCGGATGCCAGCACTTTTCCAATAAATCCTAACGGCAATAAAAACAAATCGCAAATAAATTTCAGTAGTAAAAATTCAATGATCTCAATCGTTACAAATATTTGAGACTTATTTTGTGAAATTTCTTAAAACGAAAAATAGTTCTACCCCTGAAAGAACGGCGCTACTTTACAATTTTCCGCCGCACCACTTCCTGATTACCAAAAAATATTTCGACTACGTAAAGCCCTCTGGATAGCAGCTCAACGCTGATGCTACTTTTTGCTGACCTTTGGGATTGAACCAACTGCCCCTTCACATCATAAATAATGATTTCGGAAACCGCGTCAGCATTTTCGATTCTAATTTCTTGCAAACTATTATCATAATACACCACAATCTTATCCATCCCTGGATTTTCGTCAATTGAAATGGGCAAATCCTCGTTGACGATAATTTCCGATGGTTCCGATTCGCCGACGGGATTTGAATAAATAGCGGTTACCCACATTTCGCCCATTATTCCTATTTCCATATCAAAATACGTTTCAACCGGAGTAGCTAGTACGATGGTATCCCTCGATAAGAAATCGAAATAATATAGCTTGTAGTTTTCTAAGTTAGCAACGGTTGAATTTGCGCTCGGGGAATCCCAGGTCCAATGCGAGCAATAGGTTGGCCCGTAGAGCCACTGTCCGGCACATTCGCCGGATTCGTTGCACATGATGTATTCATAACTAAATTGAAAATTGGCGGGTGGAGGAAACTGCGCAAAGGCATTGGAGGCCAGGACGACGAATAAAATTCCTAATAAGTTTTTCATGGTCTTTTGTTTCAAAACGAAAACCAAAATTAGGTTTTTTAAATGAACCTCTGAATCGGTTATTAAATTCTATTCAAATTTAAACGCAAAAAAAATCCCCGAATCAAGTAAATGAAACGGGGATTAATAAAAAATTGGCAACGACCTACTCTTCCACCAAAACGGCAGTACCATCGGCGCTGGTGGGCTTAACTTCTCTGTTCGGAAAGGGAAGAGGTGAACACCACCGCTAAAATCACCATAAGATCTTAAATATTAAAATGACAAAACACAAAAGAAGAACAACAGATTGATCAGGTTATGACTGATACACAGACAATAAAAAGCGTTTGGGCAATTAGTACTGCTCGGCTTTGCCATTACTGGCTTTACACCTGCAGCCTATCAACGTCCTGGTCTAGAACGACCCTTAAAGGAAGCCTCATCTTGAGGTGAGTTTCGTGCTTAGATGCTTTCAGCACTTATCTCATCCATACGTAGCTACCCTGCGATGCGGCTGGCGCCACAACAGGTACACTAGAGGTATGTCCAACCCGGTCCTCTCGTACTAAGGTCAGCTCCTCTCAAGCTTCCAACGCCCACAACAGATAGAGACCGAACTGTCTCGCGACGTTCTGAACCCAGCTCGCGTGCCACTTTAATCGGCGAACAGCCGAACCCTTGGGACCTTCTTCAGCCCCAGGATGTGACGAGCCGACATCGAGGTGCCAAACCACTCCGTCGATGTGAGCTCTTGGGAGTGATCAGCCTGTTATCCCCGGAGTACCTTTTATCCTTTGAGCGACGGCCCTTCCATGCGGAACCGCCGGATCACTATACCCTACTTTCGTACCTGCTCGACTTGTAGGTCTCACAGTCAAGCACCCTTATGCTATTGCACTCTACGCATGGTTACCAAGCATGCTGAGGGTACCTTTGGAAGCCTCCGTTACTCTTTTGGAGGCGACCACCCCAGTCAAACTACCCACCAAACACTGTCTCCCGTTAGGGATTAGGCATCAGGTAAACAAAGGGTGGTATTTCAACGTTGACTCCACGACTCCTAGCGAAGCCGCTTCACAGTCTCCCACCTATCCTACACATTGTTTATCCAATGTCAATGTTAAGCTATAGTGAAGGTTCACGGGGTCTTCTCGTCCCGTTGCGGGTATCCGGCATCTTCACCGGAACTACAATTTCACCGAGCTCATGGCTGAGACAGTACCCAGATCGTTACACCATTCGTGCAGGTCGGAACTTACCCGACAAGGAATTTCGCTACCTTAGGACCGTTATAGTTACGGCCGCCGTTTACCGGGGCTTCAATTCAGAGCTTCTTACACCGAAGTGTAATGACTCCTCCTCTTAACCTTCCGGCACCGGGCAGGTGTCAGGCCTTATACGTCATCTTTCGATTTAGCAAAGCCATGTGTTTTTGATAAACAGTCGCCTGGGTCGTTTCTCTGCGGCCCCGATTGCTCGGGGCACCCTTTCTCCCTAAGTTACAGGGTCATTTTGCCTAGTTCCTTAGCCATGATTCACTCGAGCACCTTTGGATTCTCTCCTTGACTACCTGTGTCGGTTTACGGTACGGGCTGCTTTCTTCGGCTTTTCTAGGAAATTCTTCCGGATGACTATCACATCCCCCGAAGGTTCAGTGTACTATCCCCCGCATAACACGGGGTTCAACGTACTATTCCGTCAGTACGCGCACCCTTTAGAATTTCGTCCCCTTTTTAATGAAAGCAGGTACTGGAATTTTGACCAGTTGTCCATCGACTACCCCGTTTGGGTTCGCCTTAGGCCCCGACTAACCCTGATCCGATTAGCGTTGATCAGGAAACCTTAGTCTTTCGGTGTGCAGGTTTCTCACCTGCATTATCGTTACTTATGCCTACATTTGCTTTTCCAGCCGCTCCAGCAAACCTCACGGTTCACCTTCGATGCAACTGGAATGCTCCCCTACCACTTATCCGCCAAAGGCGGACAAATCCATAGCTTCGGTAGTATACTTAATGCCCGATTATCATCCACGCTCAATCGCTCGACTAGTGAGCTGTTACGCACTCTTTAAATGAATGGCTGCTTCCAAGCCAACATCCTAGCTGTCAATGCAATCGAACCTCGTTAGAACAACTTAGCATACATTTGGGGACCTTAGCTGATGGTCTGGGTTATTTCCCTCTCGCGCATGGGCCTTAGCACCCGCGCGCTCACTCCTGGATATATGTTATAGCATTCGGAGTTTGTCTGGATTTGGTAGGCGGTGAAGCCCCCTAGTCCAATCAGTAGCTCTACCTCTATAACACTTACTCCAAGGCTGCTCCTAAAAGCATTTCGGGGAGTACGAGCTATTTCTCAGTTTGATTAGCCTTTCACCCCTACCCACAGCTCATCCGAAGTCTTTTCAACGACAACCGGTTCGGGCCTCCATTCTGTGTTACCAGAACTTCACCCTGGCCATGGGTAGATCACAAAGTTTCGCGTCTACCTCCTCTAACTGAACGCCCTGTTCAGACTTGCTTTCGCTTCGGCTGCCCCCGTAATTCAGGGTTAACCTTGCTAGAGAAGAGTAACTCGTAGGCTCATTATGCAAAAGGCACGCCGTCAGTTACTAATCCAACCGAAGTTGGATGTTTACCTCCGACCGCTTGTAAGCGCACGGTTTCAGGTTCTATTTCACTCCCCTGTTCGGGGTGCTTTTCACCTTTCCCTCACGGTACTAGTTCACTATCGGTCTCTCAGTAGTATTTAGCCTTACCAGATGGTGCTGGCAGATTCCCACAGGATTTCTCCGGTCCCGTGGTACTCAGGATACTGTTAGGTAATAAATCTATTTCGCATACAGGACTATCACCTGCTATGGTCTAACTTTCCAGATATGTTCTGCTATTGATTTACTTTCCATGTTACAGTCCTACAACCCCGGTAATGCCGTAACATTGCCGGTTTGGGCTGTTCCCCGTTCGCTCACCACTACTTGGGGAATCATTATTATTTTCTCTTCCTCCGGTTACTTAGATGTTTCAGTTCACCGGGTTCGCCTCCCTTGCGGGATATCACACCTTCAGTGTGATGGGTTGCCCCATTCGGAAATCTCCGGATCGAAGGTTATTTGCACCTCCCCGAAGCTTATCGCAGCTTATCACGTCCTTCTTCGCCTCTGAGAGCCAAGGCATCCGCCGTACGCTCTTATTTACTTTCTTACTATCTCAACATTACTATTGTATAGTGATCAATCATTATCTGACTAATCTTGTTGTATCTTCTTTCATGATGTCAAAGAACTTTTGAAAATCCATCTTTCAGGAATTTCACCTACCCTTACAGGGCAAGTCAGGTGGAGAATAAGGGAGTCGAACCCTTGGCCTCTAGAATGCAAATCTAGCGCTCTAGCCAACTGAGCTAATTCCCCAAAACGACTTTATAAAATGTAGTCCCGCGCAGATTTGAACTGCGGACCCCTACATTATCAGTGTAGTGCTCTAACCAACTGAGCTACGGGACTATATCATTTACTGCTTTGTAAATAACTTCCTTCGCTCATGTTAGGAAGGAGCAGTGCGCTGCTCGCTTGGGTGGCTTATCAAAAGCCTAATAAAATATGAAGTGTGCATTAGTAGCAAATATCAACCCCCGATTACTCGGGATAAAGGGAATCACTCCAGAAAGGAGGTATTCCAGCCGCACCTTCCGGTACGGCTACCTTGTTACGACTTAGCCCCAGTCACTAGTTTTACCCTAGGCCGCTCCTTGCGGTTACGGACTTCAGGTACCCCCAGCTTCCATGGCTTGACGGGCGGTGTGTACAAGGCCCGGGAACGTATTCACCGCGCCATGGCTGATGCGCGATTACTAGCGATTCCAGCTTCATGGAGTCGAGTTGCAGACTCCAATCCG is drawn from Bacteroidales bacterium and contains these coding sequences:
- a CDS encoding T9SS type A sorting domain-containing protein; amino-acid sequence: MKNLLGILFVVLASNAFAQFPPPANFQFSYEYIMCNESGECAGQWLYGPTYCSHWTWDSPSANSTVANLENYKLYYFDFLSRDTIVLATPVETYFDMEIGIMGEMWVTAIYSNPVGESEPSEIIVNEDLPISIDENPGMDKIVVYYDNSLQEIRIENADAVSEIIIYDVKGQLVQSQRSAKSSISVELLSRGLYVVEIFFGNQEVVRRKIVK